The Marivirga tractuosa DSM 4126 genome contains the following window.
AAAAGAAGATTTGGTATTTACGACATCGATTTGAGCAACTGATGCTCATTTAAAACAACGAAAGGAGGTATAGTCGACTACACCTCCTTTCTTTATTATTGCATGGGTTTTATTACAAATCCTCAGCTAAAGGTTCAATATCAAAATCCATATCCAACGAATCTCTGAAATCCTCAATCTCCTCACCCATTTCTTCATCACCTTCTACGAAATTCCAAATGATTTTCAATTTAGTACCCTTATCCTCCATGTTCTTCAACTCCATTAATAAATCAAACAAACATTTAGAGGAGGATGTATTGAAATATTTCAAATATATATTTACATCTAATTTTTCCGGATTCTTGTCACCGAAAGCTTTAAGCTTAGATCTTAACATAGTGAAAAGCATTACAACGTCATCATCATAAGATTTCCCCTTTAGTTGAAGCGTTGCATTCTCTTCATCAAATCTAACGTAAGGTGCAGCTTCTTTAGCCGGAATTTCTAA
Protein-coding sequences here:
- a CDS encoding DUF1987 domain-containing protein, with the protein product MSVLEIPAKEAAPYVRFDEENATLQLKGKSYDDDVVMLFTMLRSKLKAFGDKNPEKLDVNIYLKYFNTSSSKCLFDLLMELKNMEDKGTKLKIIWNFVEGDEEMGEEIEDFRDSLDMDFDIEPLAEDL